From the genome of Brevibacterium sp. JSBI002, one region includes:
- the ilvA gene encoding threonine ammonia-lyase IlvA: MTPQKLTLAGEVEAAALRISDSVILSPLQICERLTTATGSTVYLKREDLQMVRSYKIRGAFNFMLQLDADERTRGVVCASAGNHAQGFARACRELGIQGTIFVPKTTPKQKIERVRHFGGEQVTIEIAGSTYDDASALAHRFAERNQALLVSAFDDMRTIAGQGTVAAEIHAQLETDPDYIIVPVGGGGVLAGVAAYAAERMPNTKVIGAEPAGAASMIAALKAGHPVTLENIDRFADGTAVRRAGNITYDVIAELGLDIRPVAEGAVATEMLDMYQVDGIIAEPSGALASAGIGGPESDKPITIEPGSTVVCLVSGGNNDISRYPEILERSLVHEGLKHYFIVDFPQEPGALRRFLNEVLGPEDDIAMFEYVKRSDRETGPAFVGIQLGYAEDLPNLLERMEASNIEVERVHQNSPMFRLFA, from the coding sequence ATGACTCCCCAGAAGCTCACACTCGCCGGCGAGGTCGAGGCGGCTGCGCTGCGAATTTCCGATTCCGTCATCCTGTCGCCACTTCAGATCTGCGAGCGGTTGACGACCGCAACCGGTTCCACGGTCTACCTCAAGCGCGAGGACCTGCAGATGGTGCGGTCCTACAAGATCCGCGGCGCCTTCAACTTCATGCTCCAGCTCGATGCCGACGAACGCACACGCGGCGTCGTCTGCGCCTCGGCGGGCAACCATGCCCAAGGCTTCGCCCGCGCCTGCAGGGAACTGGGCATCCAGGGCACCATCTTCGTACCGAAGACGACGCCGAAGCAGAAGATCGAACGCGTCCGTCACTTCGGCGGGGAGCAGGTGACGATCGAGATCGCCGGCTCCACCTACGATGACGCCTCGGCGCTGGCGCACCGGTTCGCCGAACGCAATCAGGCACTCTTGGTCTCGGCCTTCGACGATATGCGCACGATCGCAGGTCAGGGCACCGTGGCAGCCGAGATCCACGCCCAGCTCGAGACCGACCCGGACTACATCATCGTGCCCGTCGGCGGCGGCGGAGTGCTCGCCGGAGTCGCGGCCTATGCGGCCGAACGGATGCCGAACACGAAGGTCATCGGAGCCGAACCCGCCGGAGCCGCCTCGATGATCGCCGCCCTCAAGGCCGGCCACCCCGTGACCTTGGAGAACATCGACCGCTTCGCCGACGGCACCGCCGTGCGCCGGGCCGGCAACATCACCTACGACGTCATCGCCGAACTCGGCCTCGACATCCGTCCCGTCGCCGAGGGCGCAGTGGCCACCGAGATGCTCGACATGTACCAGGTCGACGGAATCATCGCCGAACCCTCCGGGGCCCTGGCCTCGGCCGGGATCGGAGGACCGGAATCGGACAAACCGATCACGATCGAACCCGGATCGACCGTGGTGTGCCTGGTCTCCGGCGGCAACAACGACATCTCCCGCTACCCGGAGATCCTGGAGCGCTCACTCGTCCACGAAGGCCTCAAACACTACTTCATCGTCGACTTCCCGCAGGAGCCCGGAGCCCTGCGCCGATTCCTCAACGAGGTGCTCGGACCCGAGGACGACATCGCGATGTTCGAGTACGTCAAACGCTCCGACCGGGAGACCGGACCGGCGTTCGTCGGCATCCAGCTCGGCTATGCCGAAGACCTGCCGAATCTGCTCGAGCGGATGGAGGCCTCGAACATCGAGGTCGAGCGCGTGCACCAGAACTCGCCGATGTTCCGGCTCTTCGCCTGA